Genomic DNA from Methanofollis sp. W23:
TTGAAACGTTTCGCAAGCCAGCAGGTCATCAGGTTCACGGCATCATCGCTCGTCGTCGCGACAAGGCTCTGCGCCCGGTCGATCCCGGCGTCGTCGAGGATCGAACTGTCGGTGGAGTCGCCGGCGATCGCCAGCACATCATAGTGCTCAAGGATGTCGTTGCACTTCGTCTCGTCCTGGTCGATGACCACGACGCTGTCGCCGCGGTATGCCGATATCGCCGTCAGATTCCGCCCGATCCCGCCGAGACCAACGATGATGATATACACACCACCAATTTGCCGCCCCTGGCTTGAAATACCTTGTGCATCCAATCTACCCGTACATGATCTGTGGCGTCGACGAGGCGGGAAAAGGCGCAGTCCTCGGCCCTCTGGTGGTCGGAGTCGTCGGGTGCGAGGCCGAAGAAGCTCTGCCGGACGGGGTGCGGGACTCAAAGGCCCTCACCCCCAGGCGGCGGGAGGTGCTCTATACCGAGATCACGGCGTCGTTCCCCTGGCAGACGGTGGTGGTCGAGGCGGCCGAGATCGACCGGCTCAGGCAGGAGATGACGATGAACGACCTGGTGGCCAGGGCCCATGCCAGGGCGGTCATGCGCCTGGGAGGTGCCGGGCGGGCCTATCTTGATGCCTGCGATGTGAATGAGGAACGCTACCGCTCAAAGGTCGCTGCACTCATCGGCGGCGACTGCGAAGTCGTCGCCCGCCATCACGGCGACGCCCTCTTCCCGGTGGTGAGCGCTGCAAGCATCGTCGCCAAGGTGACGAGGGACCGGGCGCTCGAAGATCTCAGGGCAGAATTCGGCGCGGTCGGGAGCGGGTATCCCTCAGACCGGGTCACCATCGCCTATCTCAAGGACTATATCGCGGGACACGGCACCGCCCCGGCTTTTGCCCGCACGAGCTGGGAGACGGTCTCCCGACTCTTCGACCGGCGGCGGCAGACAAGTCTTGGCGATTTTTAGCAGGTGAGACGAGAGAGTTGGGCAACGGAGGAGAAGTCCCGTAGACTTCTCATCTGTTTTTAGTTCGAATGTGACGCAATCGTCCCCCTCCATGCTCGCACCGGGGGAGATCTCGATGATCATAGATATTCTCAAGTTCCCTCCGGTCGCACAGCGAAGATCAAAGATCTCCTCAAACTTGCTCACGCACGTTTCCACTAGATCCGCGGGACGAAGATTGGACAGGGAAAGCAAAGAGAAGACCATAAAGACCGTAGGGAATCCCCCGTCAATCTTCGAGCATATCCCAAAACCCTCTGAGGCCTGAATTGAAACACTCCTTTCCAAGAATTTAGAATGCGTATCTTCCGCCGGGGGGCGGCAGCCCCCCGGTCCCTCCGCAGAAGATAGGGAGGAGGACAGTAATCCTTCCTTCGTGATTATAAAAGACGCCATCCTCCACCTATCGCCATCCCGGGGGTCCAAGGGGCAGCGCCCCCGCCCCCAGCACAAGCGTGCGGGAAGGCCATAGGTGCTTCTTTAGGCTACGAGGGGGCGAGGATCTTTCAACCATCATCCATCGCTATATTCTGTAAAGGTAAGGTCGGAGAGTTTTGGGATGACCTCTTCATTAACGGGGGGTCCGGGGGGTGCGAGCGCCAGTGAGCTTGAGAAGATCTTTGATCTCCGAGTACGACCGGAAGAAGTCGAGAAAATTTATGATTTTCGAGAGGTAAGCCCTCCGGCGGAGGAGAGAGGCCAGAATTTCTGGAAGGAAGCGCTTCGGTTCAAAGGGATATTCTAGCCACAGAGATTTTTGGGATGAACTCAAGGATCAGCCAGTTGCCCGGATACTACCCCAGAGGCACCCCCCACCACCGAGTGAACGCCATCAGCAATCCAGTGAGAAGAGCGACGAGGAGGAGGAGGGTGATCGTCCTGACGACGTGGCGGCGCTGGAGGGCAGAGCGACGTGACCGCCATGCCCGTCCCTTCTTGGTACAACAGCAGATGAGGACGAACGCGATCACGCCTGCGGCCAGCACCCCGGCCAGGGCATGGCAGAGTCCGCCTACGCAGGTCAACCCTGACCACCCCCCGATCTCGACGACCGCAAGCCCGGCACCGGCGAGGACCAGGAGCATCCCGACGAAGGTCGGCGTGTCTGTCCCTTGCGGGAGCGTCCCCTCGCTCGCCGCCTTGTTGCGGGTGTAGGCAAGGAGGGCGATGCCGAGGAGGGCGGGAAGCCAGTGGAAGATTAGACTCCAGTCTGCCGGGGGGAGAGGGCCGGCGGGTGTCGGGGGGACGACCGATCCGTCTGCGACCACGGTTCTATTCTCAGGCTCAACCCCATCCATCCCTGTTGCGGATGGGAACCAGTATCTCACTTTCTTCCCGCCGTCTCCTGGACCAGAGGGTGACGGGGTGGTGGGAGGTACCTCGACAAGATGATAGGTGACCTCGAAGGTGAGAGTATCACCCTGAGCGTCGTTCTGCGGAGTATGGGCCTCAAGAAATTCCCAGTGCCAGGTGAGGGCGACGCTCTCCCCAGGACCGAGACCTGAGACCTGGATCGAATTCGGATCATCCGGGCCATGCGGGAAGGCCGCGAGAGGTGCCGGGAACGTGACCCTGCTCTCCAGTCCCTCGCCCGAGAGATTGAAGAGGAGGTAGCGGCCGAGGGCGGCACCGTCACCACCGGCGTCGGTCTCGGTGAGGGCGCTCACCCAGAGAGAGAGGGTGCCGGGCCTGTTCCCGGCGTTCCTGAGCATGACCACCCCCTCTCCCTCGTCGCCTGGGGCGAGCCCGGTCTCGTTCCAGGAGACCGCAGTCTCCTCGTCGATGACGAGATCGATCGCCGCGGCAGAGACAGGGGTTGTGAGGACGATCGCGAGGAGCACCATGAAGAGCAGAGGGGCGGGCCGCATCGTCAGGATCCTCCCGGGGTGTACCAGACCCGCACCTCTTCGAGGATGGGAGTCTGGGTTTCGTCGGCCGTCGAGAGAGTGGCCCGCCACTGGAGGTAGCGGCCCTGGGGGAGGGCGTCCGCGCTTACTGGTGAGGTGTTTCCCACCGCTATCCATCCGGAGAACGCGTTCGAATTGTTCGAGGCCCGCACCGCAAATGCGATCTCTGTTCTCGCAGGGAGGTCGGCGTCCCAGGCAAGGGAGTCCCATTTCGAGGTGGTGTCGCCGGTGTCGAAGACGTCTGAGGTGAGGGTGCCGGTCTGATGATACCCCCCATAGACCGGGCAGTAGCGGCGGACGATGTGTTCGTCACGGTATTGAGGAATAATATCTAAGACATAGAGGCCAGTCTTCCCATATTCTGGAGCATTCTCAGGCGACATGGTGCTCCCAAGCCAATCTCCGTCGACAGAGAGGTCGGCCCGACCCCCGGAGAGGCCAAGTTCTTCGGTATGCCATGTCCCCTGATCCCAGGGTACATCCCATATCTCACCGAGCCATAATCTCCCTTCAGTACAACCAGAAATCCCTGTAAAACTCCCTAGCACATATGCTGAGAGATGATTTTCTGGACTCTCATATCGAGCAGTGATTCCCGCGACTCCAATAGAACCACCATCTAACTTGATACGCTCCCTGACAGCGATATTATCCCAACTCTCGTTGTGATCTGCGATGAGATATCCACCGTTGTCAATGATCCAGGATGGAAGATCATCCCGAAATGGAGGACCATTCCATAACGGACTAGAGACTTTCAGAACATAATTTCCGCCATCATTGAACACCTCTGTCTCAATGGTACCCTCTGAAGTCCATCGATCCAAAGAACCAGTGGTGGTATCTCCAAAGTCGTCATAGAAGAGAAATGTAGCCGTCCCATTGCTCGCGCTCTGTGCATTCTTATTCCAATAGAGGATATAGATGGTCGAATTTCCTGAAGGGATGGACGGCACCCGCACCCAGAAGACCGCCGAACTCTTCTTCTCATATCCCTCGCACCAGTGAGGGAGGGACTCCTGGCCTGTTGTATTGGTAAATCTAATATTACGGAAGTCGTTCTTCATCCCCTTTGAATACAGCACCTCAACCCTCACCTGATAATCAGTGAGCAGGCCGCCTGGATTGATGATGGTGACCGGTGCACAACGCTTCCAGACCCTTCCCCCGGCGCCCGTCACCTCGGTCCCGATGCCTGCGGCCGGCGGGGAGGGGGCCAGGACGGGATCGTATTCCCCAATCATCTCCTGGCCTGCAGGTTCCCGCACCGGGATCTCTCCTGCACTCTTGTTGCATCCCAGGACCTCAAGGGGATCGTCATCGTTTCCATCCTCTTCTCCTGCGGCAGGCAGAACAGGCGCTGGCGACAACACCTCGACCCCATCTGGATCTATAAGTTCCTCTTCGACCGTGAGGTTCGCCGCCGTCGCATTCATCTGTGTCGCCATGATCTGTGCAGACACCCTGCGAGTGGACTGATCAGGAGCGGAAACATGCTCGGACCCTTTACCGCCTCCACCCTCCTCTCCATCCTCCATCGAGGTATTTGCGGCCGTCTCGTTCTCAAGGGAAGGATCCGGATCAGCGAGCAAATCAGTGGGAGAGGGAGAGGGTTCGTCCTCCAGATCAATGGGAGGCGGGGCAGCAACATCATTCCCCACGTCCCGGTCCACCTCAGGCCCGGCCCATTGTTGAGGACTCCACTCCCCTACCACCGCTCGTGGTTCAAGTGGTTTGCCACTCCCCTTCAGCGCCAGGGTCACACTGCCAGGTCTCAGGTGCACATCGACGTTTTCAGGCGTACAGTTCACAAAGTCCGCCTGCGTCGTCCACTCCCGGCACTCTGACCGCCATGCCTCAAAGGCGATCTCCCTGGTCTTCTCATGATCGACAAAGACACACCCGCTCTCACCGAACAGAAGAGCACAGAAGGCGAGGACAAGGAGAAAAAATAAAACCAACCCGGCGCCCCGCTCACGAAGGTCCATCTATGTCCCCCCTTTCCCGCCCTGCCGCAGGAGCGACACGGTCTCGGTCAGAAGGAGGAGAAATACGGGAACGAGGACCAGAAGGACAAAACCCGGAGGGCTCCTGACAAAGTGGCCAAGATACCCGAGGAAGGGGAGGGAGAGACAGACGACACCGACCACGTCCCCGGCCGAGACCGGTGTGGGGTCTGGATCCTCATTGGCGTCGCCCTTCGTCACGAAGGTACGCGGCGGGCCAGGGACGACCTCGACGACGCGGTGGGTGGTGAGGTGCCCTCTGGTCTGGTAGGTGATGACCTCCCCCACCCCGATCTCAGAGGCCGCCACCGGCCGGGTGACCACCACCCCGCCGACAGGGATCGCAGGCTCCATGCTCCCCGAGAGCACGGCGTCCACCCGCCACCCCCCCATCGCCGCAAGGAGTATGGCGCCCGCTGCCACGACCAGGAGCAGGAGGAGCACCCCCCGCCGCCCGGCCAGGGCCTTCCCTTTCTCTGTCATTGTTCAACGCGTGTGCTGTGTGGGTCTGGTCTTACGGCTGCTGGGGTGGCTGCCTCAACTCGAAGGTGACATTAAACGAGCAACTGTCCCCCTGGACCTCGTTGCCGGTCTCGTAGGGGAGGTCGTAGGCGATGTGGAAGGTACCGAGATTGGGGTCTCCAGTGCCCTGAGAGATCGTCTCTGTCGTGCTCTTCCCGCTGAAATCGTTCAGAAGAGCGTAGGTTTCAGTATCAGCCCACACCAGAGAGTCACCCTCGGGTTTGAGATATTTTTTCTCCGTATCCTGTTCAATCCAGAGGGAGACATTCAGTCTCTCCTCAAGTCCAACAGAGGTACCCTCCTCGGCGTCCCCTTCAGGTTCGTTCGGATTTCCTCCTTCGTTACCTGACACCACACCTACCGAGACATTGAGCACCCCCGCAACGTTCCCAGTGTTTGTAAGGGTCCACTCGGCATAGGTCTCATCCTTATCCCCTGGCTTCAGCGGATCGACAGCAACCGGCACCGTGACATCCCCAAGGTCCAGGTCCAGCGTCCCGGCCGTGAAGGTGCTGTTCTGAGTCTTCTCAATATCACTGAAGTACGCGTACGTCCCGCCGCCGATCAGGAATGCCACTAAAGCAATCCCAATAGACGCCAAAAGAATTTTTTTCGTCGCATCCATGAATTTCATCGCCCAAGATTTATATGTGCGATCATAAGATCGCATGAAAATATAAATAATTGCCGATTTTGGTCAACCCATCATTTCCAGGATAACATCATCGCAAAATGACGATAAATCGTCGGCCCACCCCCATACCCCCGCCCCATCCCCGGGCCGATGGAAAAAAATCACGCGCACAGTCCAGGCCCCCCCGCAAACCCTCCAGGCACGACACGCATCCCTGCGCATCTCCTGGGAGCGCCGGTGTCCCAGATCAAAAAGACAGTAGTTTAATCAGAGAGCGACAACTACCAGTATCTTCAGATGGACTGGGTACTGGTACTTGCATCTCTCCTTGCGATCTACATCGCCATCTCGATCTATATCCTGAAAACCGGGCGGTTCAGTGATCACGTCACATTCTGGGGCCCAGTCATGATGATCCGGACCTCAAGGGTCGGGTTCTTCGACCTCTTCAAACCCCTCTCCAGGTTTCTCCGCGCCTACGGGACATTCGGCGTCGCGATGGTCATCCTGGCCTCCATCGGGATGGCGCTCATGGTCATCCTCTCCTTCCAGTTGACTCTCACCAACATCGACCAGCAGGCCGGGTCGCTCGCCCCCCAGGCCGTCCTCCTTATCCCAGGACTCAACCCCTTCATCCCCTCGACCGTCGCCGTCTGGATCGCCTTCTTCGTCACCCTCCTGGTGCACGAATGCGGCCACGGGATCCTCTGCAGGATCGAGAACATCAAGGTAAAAAGTGCAGGCCTCCTGTACGCCGTCATCCCCATCGGCGCCTTCGTCGAACCCGATGAAGAGGACGTCGAGAAGACCACCGGCATGCCCAAGGCCAGGATGTACGGGGCCGGGATCACGAACAACATCGTCCTCGGCGCGATCTGCATCCTCCTCTTTGTCGCCCTCATGGGCATGGCCGTCCCCACCAACGCTCCCGTCGTCTACGGCATCTACCAGGACGGCCCCGCCGACCGCGCCGACCTCCCGACACCGAGTCTCATCACCGAAGTGAACGGGATCGGGGTCGCAACCCCGGCAGACGTCGCCGCCGTCCTCAATACCACCAGCCCGGGCGACACCCTCGACCTCGTCCTCGAAAACGACGGGACAGAGACCGCATACACCCTCACCCTCGACCCCTGGCCTGAGAGCCTTACCCCCCAGACCGGACCGCGGGAGAGCGGCTACATGGGCATCTATTATTACCAGCCCGAGATCGTCACCAGCACCGCCGAAAGCATCCTCTCGGTGCCAGGCCTTCTCCTGTTCATCGCAATCCCGCTGGCACACCTCTACAACCCGGTCCTCGGACAGCACCTGATGATCCTCACCTCGCCCACGCCCGACGTCCAGTTCTTCGCCGTCCCCTTCCCCTTCTTCTGGGAAGTGATCCACCTCCTCTTCTGGCTGGCCTGGATCAACATCAACGTCGGGATCTTCAACGCCCTTCCCATGCTCCCCCTCGACGGTGGGCTCATCCTCAAGGAAGGACTGGAACGAGTCCTCGAACCACGGGGCCTCAAACGCTACGCAGAGACAATCATCTCGGTCGTCACCTGGGGCTTCTTCGCCATCATCGCAACGACGATCTGGATCATGGTCTTCTACCACCCCTGACCAGGGGCAGGAGTCAGGGGGCGTGCCGCCCCCCGAGCCCCCTCGCAACAGACCAGTCGAGGACGGCATAATCCCCTTCAAGAACATCAGATGTGCCTCCTGGCCCCTTCTTCATCCAGGGGATGCGGGCGGCACTCGCCCGGGGACGAAAGATGCAGGAAGGCAATAGAGCTACAGTCACACCAAGAATAAACGAGAGATACTACAGCGCCACAAAACCTATATTTTATATATCCAGTAACATCCCCTATTCTTTCCATTGAGCATCTTTATATCTTGAGAAACCAATTCCAACCCATGGAACTGCTGGGCATCTCTATCGGATGGATCCTCATCGTCCTCGGCGCCCTTTTTCTCCTGATAGAAGCGACCAACCCGGGCTTCTTCATCGCCGTGCCAGGCACCGTGATGATCATCCTTGGAGTCCTCTTCGTCCTCGGGGTCGACGTCTTTGGTTCAACCCTTGGGGTCATCGTAGGCGTGGTGACCGCCCTTGCGGCCGCAATCATAACGGTCTGGCTCTATTCCAGGATCACCCCCGACGAAAACCCCCCGACGACCCTCAGCCGCGACTCGGTCGTCGGCCTCGAAGGACTGGTGACAAAAGAAGTCGAGCCCGAGAGTATCAGAGGCAAGGTCACGATCGAGGGCGTCGAATGGAGTGCTCGCTCAGCAGACGGCACCATCCAGGCAGGGGCCAGGGTGGTCGTCGTGCGTTCCGAGGGTGTGCATATTGTGGTGGAGGAGATGAAATAAATGGTACTTGAAGAGATTGCCAGTAATCTCATCACGATCTTTCTGATCCTGGTCGTGATCTATATCATGTCCAAGGGAGTCGTGATCATCCAGCCCTATGAACAAGGGCTGCAGATCAGGCTCGGAAAATATATCGGACGATTGAACCCCGGGTTCAGGTGGGTGGTCCCGGTCATCACGACCGTGGAGAAACTCGACCTCAGGACCCAGGTGATGGACGTCCCCTCGCAGGAGGTGATCACCAAGGACAACTCCCCGACCAACGTCGATGCGATCGTGTATACCAGAGTGGTCGACCCGGAGAAGGCGTTCTTCGAGGTCTCGAACTACCGGATGGCGACGGTCGCCCTCGCCCAGACAAGCCTGAGAGGGATCATCGGCGACATGGAACTCGACGAGGTGCTGTACAACCGCGACCTCATCAACACCAAACTCCGCGACATCCTGGACCGCGAGACCGACCAGTGGGGCGTGAAGGTCGAGCGGGTGGAGATCAAGGAGGTCGACCCGGTGGGCGTGGTCAAGCAGGCGATGACCGAGCAGACCGCGGCCGAGCGTGAACGGCGTGCGGCAATTCTCCGCGCCGAGGGCGACAAGCGTTCCGCGATCCTCCGTGCCGAGGGCGAGCGGCAGTCCATGATCCTCCAGGCCGAGGGCGAGCGGCAGAGCAAAGTGCTCCGTGCCGAGGGTGACCGGCTCTCGAAGATCCTCCAGGCGCAGGGCGAGGCACAGGGGCTGCGGGTGCTCTCCCTCGGGTCCAGGCCGCTGGACAAGAAGGCGATCACCGTCCTCTCCCTCGACGCCCTCAAACAGATGGCCGACGGCCAGGCGACAAAGATCATCTTCCCCTTCGAGATCTCGAGCCTGGTAAAACAGAGCGCAAAGTTCCTCGGGGCGACCGACGAGATGGCCGAAGAGGAGGGCGCAGAGGCGGCGCAGGCCCTTGACGAGACGATCCTCGGTGAGATCCCGACCTCAAAGGAGGTCGAGACCCTCCTCCGCCAGCTCGAAGAGAAGATCGATGAGGGAGAGTCGATCGAAGAACTGAAGTCTGGGAAGAAATTAGATTAATTTTTCTGCTCTGTAAAACCCCCCACCTATTGTGGGAGATGTGTGTCGCCTGCCTTCCCCCCTCTTCGGCCAGGAAGGCACACTCAACCGCCATGAGGAGGGTAATGCCATTCACCGCCTCTCGAATCGCGCGCGGGGGCCCGGGGGGCGGCACGCCCCCCGCCAAAGATAATATCCCAAAAATATCCAGGGCTCGATCGATCCCTTCTGCCATTTCTCTGCCTTCCCCGCGTCAATCGCAATCCCGGGGATTTCAGGGGCGGGACACCTGACTTGACTGATGATGGTGGGCAGACCGATCCAACGTGCCGCCCACATCAAGAATAAATGAGCGTTTCCTTGCTCTCTCGCGCCAGGAGGTGACTGTCCAGGGCCCTACACGGCCGCTCTTCTCAAGCCTCTGAAAAACATTCTCCAGACAGCTCTCCGTGACAGGGAACGTGCCGGCCCAGATGAGAAAAGAAGAGAAGGCGCCCCTATCATGCTCACATCTGGCGATGGCGAGAACCTGAACAATCACAGGCCTGCGAGGAAGAGGGGCATCATCACCCAGATGGAGACCGGCCTGACACCCCAATCGGGGGCACATGGGCCGATAAAATAGAGAAAAAATCATTAAAAATGTAGAATCGTACGAATAATATATGTTATTGCCTACGAAACTATAAATATCATGGATTGGATCCAATACCGTAGAGCACACAGATGACCAAGAACCACAGGATCTCTGGACTGAAACGGTATGCCCTTGGCTGGTACCACGAGGGGATCACCCACCTCTCCATTCATGAATACGAGGACGCCCTTTCCTACTTCGACCGCGCCCTCAGGGCTGTCCCCAACCATCCCGACTTTCTCATCGGCAAAGGGAAGGTCCTGATGGCCCTGAAAAACTATCACGAGGCGTACGAATACTTCCTTGCGGCGACAACCGCCGAACCTGAGAATAGTACGGGCTACCTCCACCTCGGCACCGCCCTCCTCACACTGGAGAGATATGACCCGGCCAACGAGGCCTTTCTTGCGGCGATCACCCTCGACACGCACGACGGCGAGGCATGGCTCGGCCACGGGATCGCGCGCTATCATCTCGGGAATGAAGTCGGGGCAAAGGAGGCATTGCTCACCGCATACCGTCTCAAGCCCAACCAACCGGCACTGATGTATTATCTTGCCAGGACCGCCAGTTCAGAGAGGGAGGCGATCGACTATCTTCTGAGAGGCTGGCGTCTCGACCCCGAGAACCTCTCGCTCATCACCGGACTCGCCGAGCGACTCATGGACATCGGACGTCCAAAAGAGGCAGCGGGGTTCTGCAGGCGTGCCCTTGCACTCTGTCCCGACGACCCAAGGGTCAGGGCGATCACAAAGAGATGCAGAGAAGCGCAGAAAGACGAGCGGAGTGGAGATCCCGGAGAGTGACCTCCCCCAGGGGCGGGGGGCGGCGACGGAGAAATGTTCATCACATATGCGTGAGCCAGAAGGTCATGCCTGATTCTACAAAGCCGGATATAAATTCTGTCGGTCTTCCAGAGAGCACATTCCTTGGATTGAGAGGACTCCTACAGGAGCCATTTCAGGCAAATCATGCCACTCTGTCGGCAGATAAGGAGGGCTGCGCACCCCCCTGCCCTGCCAGGCATATCCCAGGACGGAAGAGTACATATACCGTGAAGTCGAATAGTAATGAGTCATTGGGGTCATAGGGTAGCCTGGACCATCCTAGGAGACTGGGGGTCTTCTGACCCGCGTTCGAATCGCGGTGACCCCATTCCTTTGTTTTTGGTGTTTTTATGAAATTTCAGCCACGATGTACTGACTGCCTCATCTCCCGTGCCGTCTATGAGGCAGGCCTGGTGCTCGACGACCAGGACCAGATCGAAGCAGTGCGCCGCACTGCCGAGAGTATTCTGACTGAAGGGAAGGACCGCGGAATTGCCGCCCCGGTCATCGCAAGCACGGTGCACCGGTGCGCCTACAAGATGATCGGTTCAAACGACCCCTACTCTGAACTCAAACGACAGAACAATGCCGACGCACTTGCCGCAGCAAAAGTGGTCGCCCCCCGCCTCTCGACCTTCAGGGACCATGTCTGTGCGGCGGTGCTTGCCAACACCTTCGACTATGGCGTCCAGTCGCATCATGTAACCGACGACTTTCTTGCATTCTTTGATGAAGAGTTCCCGAAGGGCCTGACCATCGACGAGACCGATGCGATCCTCCCCCTCTGCGACCGGGTGGTATACCTGACCGACAACTGCGGCGAGGTCGTCTTCGACCGCCTCCTGATCAGGTACCTCAAGGAGGCCGGGGCCGAGGTGACGGTCGTGGTACGGGGTGCCCCCATCCTCAACGACGCCACGCTCGAGGACGCCCATGCCCTGGGCCTGGACACGCTCGCCGACCATCTGCTCACGACGACGGCAGGGGAGCGCGAACTCGGGGTGAACCTGGACGTGGCCACGCCCGAACTGCTCGACGCCTTCGACCGGTGTACGCTGGTCATCGCCAAGGGGATGGCAAACTATGAATCACTCACCGAGTACGACGATTTCCCACCGGTCGCGCACATGATGGCGGTGAAGTGCGAGACGATCGCGGAGATGGTCGGGGTGCCGAAGGGGTCGCGGGTTGCCCTCCTCAGGGAGTAACCGCACCACCCGGGCCTGTAGAATTCGGCATGGGGCGAGATCGCGCCTCACATATACGGGATGAACATTTTTTCATCGCGTGATCTCCCATATAAAGGCAGGAAAATCAGTGAGAGCCGTGTTCAATGCGTCGCCCCGCCAGCCCTCATCATAGGGGGTCCGGGGGGTTGGACTCACCGGTGCGAAATTACAATGAAGATTTTTTTACAATAAGAGGCAGGCAAGGCCACACACACCCAATATTGGCGAGAGACCTTACTGAACCAAAAAAGAGAATGATTCCAGGATATATCGACCGACCAATCAGATCCTGAGCTCTTTGAACTTCTCCACATTCTTTGTGAGCGCTTCAAGTTCGCTGTCCGTAATCTGCATCCTGCTCCCAAGGACATCCACCTCATGAAGGAGCTGCTGGATCCTGACGTACATGACGTACATGATAAAGAGCTGGATCACGATCACGATGCCAAAGATAATGAGGAGAATCCCTCCCATGTCAAATGCTTCTGCTGTCATTCTAATTCTTCACCTTGAACAATGTTCTTGCAAGACGGTCAATGAACCCTTCACGCGCGGCGCCGCCCTCGTCATGATACTCACACCCTGCGATCTCCGCCGCGATCTTCTTGATCGCCCGCGACGCAGGGCACGTCGGGTGCCTGATCACCATGGGAG
This window encodes:
- a CDS encoding TasA family protein, translated to MDATKKILLASIGIALVAFLIGGGTYAYFSDIEKTQNSTFTAGTLDLDLGDVTVPVAVDPLKPGDKDETYAEWTLTNTGNVAGVLNVSVGVVSGNEGGNPNEPEGDAEEGTSVGLEERLNVSLWIEQDTEKKYLKPEGDSLVWADTETYALLNDFSGKSTTETISQGTGDPNLGTFHIAYDLPYETGNEVQGDSCSFNVTFELRQPPQQP
- a CDS encoding tetratricopeptide repeat protein, whose translation is MTKNHRISGLKRYALGWYHEGITHLSIHEYEDALSYFDRALRAVPNHPDFLIGKGKVLMALKNYHEAYEYFLAATTAEPENSTGYLHLGTALLTLERYDPANEAFLAAITLDTHDGEAWLGHGIARYHLGNEVGAKEALLTAYRLKPNQPALMYYLARTASSEREAIDYLLRGWRLDPENLSLITGLAERLMDIGRPKEAAGFCRRALALCPDDPRVRAITKRCREAQKDERSGDPGE
- a CDS encoding DUF2341 domain-containing protein — translated: MDLRERGAGLVLFFLLVLAFCALLFGESGCVFVDHEKTREIAFEAWRSECREWTTQADFVNCTPENVDVHLRPGSVTLALKGSGKPLEPRAVVGEWSPQQWAGPEVDRDVGNDVAAPPPIDLEDEPSPSPTDLLADPDPSLENETAANTSMEDGEEGGGGKGSEHVSAPDQSTRRVSAQIMATQMNATAANLTVEEELIDPDGVEVLSPAPVLPAAGEEDGNDDDPLEVLGCNKSAGEIPVREPAGQEMIGEYDPVLAPSPPAAGIGTEVTGAGGRVWKRCAPVTIINPGGLLTDYQVRVEVLYSKGMKNDFRNIRFTNTTGQESLPHWCEGYEKKSSAVFWVRVPSIPSGNSTIYILYWNKNAQSASNGTATFLFYDDFGDTTTGSLDRWTSEGTIETEVFNDGGNYVLKVSSPLWNGPPFRDDLPSWIIDNGGYLIADHNESWDNIAVRERIKLDGGSIGVAGITARYESPENHLSAYVLGSFTGISGCTEGRLWLGEIWDVPWDQGTWHTEELGLSGGRADLSVDGDWLGSTMSPENAPEYGKTGLYVLDIIPQYRDEHIVRRYCPVYGGYHQTGTLTSDVFDTGDTTSKWDSLAWDADLPARTEIAFAVRASNNSNAFSGWIAVGNTSPVSADALPQGRYLQWRATLSTADETQTPILEEVRVWYTPGGS
- a CDS encoding SPFH domain-containing protein; translated protein: MVLEEIASNLITIFLILVVIYIMSKGVVIIQPYEQGLQIRLGKYIGRLNPGFRWVVPVITTVEKLDLRTQVMDVPSQEVITKDNSPTNVDAIVYTRVVDPEKAFFEVSNYRMATVALAQTSLRGIIGDMELDEVLYNRDLINTKLRDILDRETDQWGVKVERVEIKEVDPVGVVKQAMTEQTAAERERRAAILRAEGDKRSAILRAEGERQSMILQAEGERQSKVLRAEGDRLSKILQAQGEAQGLRVLSLGSRPLDKKAITVLSLDALKQMADGQATKIIFPFEISSLVKQSAKFLGATDEMAEEEGAEAAQALDETILGEIPTSKEVETLLRQLEEKIDEGESIEELKSGKKLD
- the rnhB gene encoding ribonuclease HII, translating into MKYLVHPIYPYMICGVDEAGKGAVLGPLVVGVVGCEAEEALPDGVRDSKALTPRRREVLYTEITASFPWQTVVVEAAEIDRLRQEMTMNDLVARAHARAVMRLGGAGRAYLDACDVNEERYRSKVAALIGGDCEVVARHHGDALFPVVSAASIVAKVTRDRALEDLRAEFGAVGSGYPSDRVTIAYLKDYIAGHGTAPAFARTSWETVSRLFDRRRQTSLGDF
- a CDS encoding NfeD family protein, producing the protein MELLGISIGWILIVLGALFLLIEATNPGFFIAVPGTVMIILGVLFVLGVDVFGSTLGVIVGVVTALAAAIITVWLYSRITPDENPPTTLSRDSVVGLEGLVTKEVEPESIRGKVTIEGVEWSARSADGTIQAGARVVVVRSEGVHIVVEEMK
- a CDS encoding ARMT1-like domain-containing protein; translated protein: MKFQPRCTDCLISRAVYEAGLVLDDQDQIEAVRRTAESILTEGKDRGIAAPVIASTVHRCAYKMIGSNDPYSELKRQNNADALAAAKVVAPRLSTFRDHVCAAVLANTFDYGVQSHHVTDDFLAFFDEEFPKGLTIDETDAILPLCDRVVYLTDNCGEVVFDRLLIRYLKEAGAEVTVVVRGAPILNDATLEDAHALGLDTLADHLLTTTAGERELGVNLDVATPELLDAFDRCTLVIAKGMANYESLTEYDDFPPVAHMMAVKCETIAEMVGVPKGSRVALLRE
- a CDS encoding site-2 protease family protein, with protein sequence MDWVLVLASLLAIYIAISIYILKTGRFSDHVTFWGPVMMIRTSRVGFFDLFKPLSRFLRAYGTFGVAMVILASIGMALMVILSFQLTLTNIDQQAGSLAPQAVLLIPGLNPFIPSTVAVWIAFFVTLLVHECGHGILCRIENIKVKSAGLLYAVIPIGAFVEPDEEDVEKTTGMPKARMYGAGITNNIVLGAICILLFVALMGMAVPTNAPVVYGIYQDGPADRADLPTPSLITEVNGIGVATPADVAAVLNTTSPGDTLDLVLENDGTETAYTLTLDPWPESLTPQTGPRESGYMGIYYYQPEIVTSTAESILSVPGLLLFIAIPLAHLYNPVLGQHLMILTSPTPDVQFFAVPFPFFWEVIHLLFWLAWININVGIFNALPMLPLDGGLILKEGLERVLEPRGLKRYAETIISVVTWGFFAIIATTIWIMVFYHP
- a CDS encoding signal peptidase I, with product MTEKGKALAGRRGVLLLLLVVAAGAILLAAMGGWRVDAVLSGSMEPAIPVGGVVVTRPVAASEIGVGEVITYQTRGHLTTHRVVEVVPGPPRTFVTKGDANEDPDPTPVSAGDVVGVVCLSLPFLGYLGHFVRSPPGFVLLVLVPVFLLLLTETVSLLRQGGKGGT